The genomic DNA AGATATACCAAGatggcatatatatatatatatatatatatatataggatgaggatcattacagaacactaattattgcgagaacaaaaagaacaactctaagtCACTAGATTTTATGATTTAAAGTTCatattttttaacttttataTTTCCTACATtcgtatgtatattatatatgcaTGGAAAACCTTATATTTTTACCTATACTTAgcctacatacatgtaggtaatttaacctacacaGAATGCACATATGTGTAGGTTGTATAAAAAAGgaaaaattttcatatgttgttttaaattctagtgtgagaaacaataatCTTTTATTTGTAACATTTCcctttactttttaggtttttaggattgaaaaaatggatgattcattttgttctgcgtgttctcgcaatatttagtgttctgcatagaaccttcccatatatatatatatatataggggatggttcaaatgaaaaccacttttattgtgaaaactcgaaaactaactaaaaaaagcctaaaaaacacacaaaattttttttttcaatttttttttataaaaatcgctagtttttatatataaaaaaaaaactttttttcaaaaaaaaaaaaaaatttgtgtagtgcacatgtgtaataatacacatgtgtagtacgtacacatacatatgtgcagtattacacatgtgcactacacaaaaaaaaaattttttttttgaaattttttttatattaaaaaacctgcgaaattttgattgcaaaaaaaaataaaaaaaaatttttgtatgtttttttggctttttttaattagttttcgagttttcacaataactagtggttttcatttgaaccttcccctatatatatatatatatatatatatatatatatatacatatatatatatatatatatatatatatatatatatatatatataatgtaagtatctatgaAAAACCCATTTAATATAGAAAACTTGGCAAACCTGAATTGTGTGGTCAAGATTGATCCACATCATATCTTTAAACACATGTTAAAAGGGCAAATTAGTCATTTGTTTAAGCCATCATTTCACCCTCTTCCCCATCCTATCAAGTCATTTATTACCCATCATCTCATCACTTTTTTAAACCAAACAATATATACAGAACTTGCATCCCTTTCTTCCTTCTTTATCCCCCATTCCTTTCTTCTTCAAAAACTCTAATTCCTTTGCTTTCTCCCATCTTTCATGGCTGATTTTCAGGCATCAATCCATCACCTTTTTAGTCAAAACCCAACCCCACATTTTAAACCCCCATTTTCTTTCTATCTCAATTGTTTCTCTCTCAACATTCAAAACCCCAAAACCCaccggagaagaagaagaagaaagcacTGCAGATCCAAACATTGCCGACGATCATTTGAGCACAAAATTATACGATGATCATTGGAGAAACAAGAAAAAACGACAGTGCTTTTCGTTTGGAGGAAAACCCTAGATATGAGAGCCACATTTTCGGTTGTTATCATCCGGTAAATGTCACCGGAAACGGAAGAAATCAAGAAGCAAGTGCAGAACCAAGTAACTTTCCTTCGTTTTTCCGATAAATGTCGCCGGAAATGTAGTTATTACGGTTTTTTTCTGATGATTGACGGAACAGACAACCATCTGTCTGATCGCTCGTCGATCGGTAGGTGTTTAGCTTCGAATGTCTCGTGTTTTTGCGACTTTTAATCTGATACAAAATTGTTAGTTGTTTTGAATGAGAGTAGAAATATGTGTCTTCTTGTTCATAACTGATGTTGTGATTTTTTATAAGATTTCAAGTAGGATCCCATGACAACTGTTATGTGCTTAATTGGTTTATTAGAGAGTTGGTTTTATAAAAGTTAGGACGAAAGGTTGTTTGATGAACTGTTGGTTTATTTGCTTTTTTgttcgtatatatatatatatatatatatatatatatatatatattttacattGTTCATTTTACTAAATTATAATATGTAAATAACTGATTTTCTTCCTCAAGATATTTATCTAGTTCCTTTCTGTGATGATTTAGAGGTCCTAATACGTGTAGGTTAATTCAAATAACTGAATAAGTCATGTACGCAAGTAATTTTCTGTATACAAAATAGTTGCCATTATCCGCAAAGGATATTAAAAAATGGAGAGAGCAAATAATGCTCTTTAATCCAGCAAATACGTATTTAGTTTCTGGATCAAATGGAGTCTCGACATTAACATAATCGTGGgtgtgtttgtttgttgtttcGTTGGATTTGTCTTGTCTCGATGACATAATGAAAGAAATGGTCAGAGTGCAGGCATGCACAAAGTTCCAGATTccttaatcaaacaaaacaaattatcTTGTTTTAAGAGTTAAATCAGATATTTGAAGAAGTCATTATGCACCAAAACTACGTTTTTTCATTCTGATGAAGTAATAAGAAATTCAAGTAATTATATTCTAACTCCAGTCGTTTACATAAAAGATATAAAATAAACGTGTCCCAACTCCAGTTGAGGACTCGGTCCAGCAAACATTTTATTCCATGCCGTCCAAAACTAGTTTAAATCCTTTGAATTCCCTCTATAAAAAGCCACTTCATCTAAATCCCTCCTATCACATACACCAATAACAAAGTTATCCAAGATGGCTACTAACAAGTGGGGCGTCATCTTTGTCGCAGCAACAATAGCAGCTTTAGCTACTTCAGTTTCGGCCAAGTTGTTTACTGTTGGTGACGAGAAAGGATGGACACTCAACTTCGATTATCAAGCTTGGGCCAAAGACAAGGTATTCGTTGTTGGAGATCAACTCGGTATGTGTCCTTTTACAATATGAGCATTATGTACTTCTGTACGATGGGTACTCGTGTTAGTAGGTGTTTATATAATAAATTCTGTATGCGTTATGTGTGTAGTTTTCAAATACGCTACTGGAAAACACAATGTCTTCAGAGTCAACGGAACTGTTTTCCAACAGTGCATCATTCCTCCTACAAATGAAGCTCTTACTAGTGGATATGACGTGATAACACTAGCAACTCCAGGAAGAAAATGGTACATATGTGGAGTTGGCAAGCACTGTGAGTATGGTTTGAAGCTTTTCATCAACGTGCTTCCACAATCATATCCTTCACCTCCCCCTCCACCTCCTCCATTGGTTTATCCAGCTCCTTCAGGCAAAGTGTTTGTGGTTGGAGATGATAAAGGCTGGACCCTGAACTTTGATTACCAAGCTTGGGCCATGGGAAAGAAATTCTATGTCGGAGATAAGCTTGGTTCGTATTCATACTTATACGCCATCCAATATTTGTGTGAATCGAATGTTTTGATGCAGATTGCTAACTGGTTACAACTTTATTGTCACAGTTTTCAGGTACCCAAAGGGAATACATAATGTATTTAGAGTAGATGGAACTTCATTCCAGCAATGTATCATTCCTGCTGCTTATGAAGCCCTCACCAGTGGATACGACGTGATCACTTTACAAACCCCGGGGAGGAAATGGTACATTTGTGGTGTTGGAAAACACTGCCAGATGGGGTTGAAGCTTTTCATCAATGTACTTCCCTATCCAACATATGTACCGCCTCCATACCATGGAACAAGAAAACTCGCACCACCTAGCTAATTAGTTCGAAGGCGGAAAGGATCGATCTTGGGTTATGTTTAATTTATCTGCAACTAAAAAGTTAATGCTTCTCATTTATGTGTATTTGTTGTTGTATTAGTCGGGTGAAATTGAGTAGATCATCAGCAACTTAAtttgaaatatttataaaaagatATTGATTTGCCTACGTACttatattgtt from Helianthus annuus cultivar XRQ/B chromosome 7, HanXRQr2.0-SUNRISE, whole genome shotgun sequence includes the following:
- the LOC110924977 gene encoding blue copper protein 1b; translation: MATNKWGVIFVAATIAALATSVSAKLFTVGDEKGWTLNFDYQAWAKDKVFVVGDQLVFKYATGKHNVFRVNGTVFQQCIIPPTNEALTSGYDVITLATPGRKWYICGVGKHCEYGLKLFINVLPQSYPSPPPPPPPLVYPAPSGKVFVVGDDKGWTLNFDYQAWAMGKKFYVGDKLVFRYPKGIHNVFRVDGTSFQQCIIPAAYEALTSGYDVITLQTPGRKWYICGVGKHCQMGLKLFINVLPYPTYVPPPYHGTRKLAPPS